GAAATCCGGTCTCGAACGCTCCAATTCACTGGCAGCCAGATCCTGGCTCAATGTCGGCATTCCCGTGGAGAACCCGGAACCAGGCGATGTGGTAGTTTTTTGGAGGGAAAGCCGGGATTCATGGAAGGGTCATGTGGGATTTTTCCAGGGTTTCTCCAATGATGGAAGCCGGGTGTATTGCCTGGGGGGAAATCAGGGTAACCAGGTATCGGTTACAGCAAAACCCTTATCCCAGGTATTGGGCTATCGAAGATTGCGAATCTTGGGGCCCATCGGTTTTTCCCGGAAAACCCTGAAAAAGGGGAGTACAGGACAGGATGTGGTGCGGTTGCAGGATGCCCTCAAACAACTCGGTTTTAATTGCGGAACATCAGACGGGATTTTCGGACCAAAGACCGAACAGTGCCTGAAGGATTTTCAGGCGACCAATGAATCGCTGGGAATAACCGGTCAATTCGACAGAAAAACCCGGGATTACATGGTTGAGATACTTTCCGCACGATTGAATTAATACTAAAAACGACAAATACATAAAATCATGGCAAAAGAAGTATTACCGGAAGAATTAATGAATTCCGTATTGGGTAAACTTTACGATGTCCTTACCAACGGGGACGATGTAGTACCTCAATCGGACGACAACTACCTGGCCTGGTTACCGGTCGGTATGCCTTATCCAAAGGATGAACTGGAATTTTTATCGACAGGTTTCTCCGGGGTCTACCGGGAACCCGAGCCGGTGGCAGTAGCCGCAGGGGAAGCAGGGGGTGCGCCCGCACCCCGTCAGAAAACGGCAGAAGAGATCAACCAACTGTTGGCACAGGATGTAACCCGAAAGTATATGCAGGCCGAAAACCTGGCCAGGCTGTGCGATATGGTGCCTGATACCAGCGGGGTCCGCGGGGACGTGACAATGAACAAATGGGAGCAGGAGAACAGTCTGAGTCTTGCCTATCAACACATCTTAAAATTCAGCCAGGTTGCCAATTTTGAGCCGGATGAGAAAACGAAGGCAAAGATCAAGCGCCTCAGAGGGCTTCTGCAGGAAAAGAAAGTGAAAAAGAACATTGTGACCGAAGAGGAGGAAGAGGTTTTAGAAGAAACCGCCCTTGTCAAAAAATACAATGAAAAGTTGCAGAACTTCCTGAATGTTGCACTCGAATACAACAACCACCGGGTAAATGCCCTGGCGGGTAAGGACCCGGCAGCCGTCCACTTCTGGGCAATGAATGCCAATATACTGAGGAACAAGGTGACAGCTGCCAAGAACGATTGGATAACCAATGGCTTTAAAGAAGAGTACGACCAGATAGCGGCATTTATCGCCCAGGTGGAAGGCCGAAGCATGCTTACCCTGAAGCAGCAATATATAGACGATATGGACAAAGCCAGGCTTACCGGCCCCTCTTCAGGTTCTGATTTTTTCTATACCTCGCTACTCCCCGGGGGGTTTGCCGAGACAGACAACGGGTGGACCGAGTTTACTTTCGGACAGACGGATTTTGCCTCGAACTACAAATTCAACTCCAAGAAAGGCAGTGGCGGCGGAGGCCTGTCGCTGGGCTTTTTTAACATCGGTGGCGGCGGCAGCTATGAAAAGCAAAAATCCAGCCGCAAAATAGATGTATCCACCTTTCGGTTGAAATTCAAAATTTGCCAGGTGCCGATTAGCAGACCGTGGTTCAACGTGAATTACCTGTCCAGTAAGTACTGGAGGTTTGACCAGAACAACGGGGAGTTTAAGGATAACATGGTCTCAGACGGGAATTCGCCTCCCAATGGCATGATACCGGCCTTTACGACTACCGCCGTGTTCGTCCGGGATCTCAATCTGCATTTCGGCGAAAGGAACTCCGAGGTGCAGACCGAAATGGAGAATGCCAGCGGGGGCGGCTTTGTTTCCTGGGGGCCTTTTCATGCCGGGGGCAAATATGAGACCCATAACCAGGAGCGGGACATGACTTCCCATAGCGAGAATCAGGGGATTCGGATCAACGGCATGCAGTTGATTGGCTTTAAATGCCATGTCCTGGGGAAAAGCCCGGACCCCAAACCCGATGTATCCGAGTGGGTATAACCGAATAAAACCAGAGGAATGTCCCAGCTAGCGACCATTTTCGAGAAGATCAAGGAAGATTTTTTCGATCATCACCAGGCAGAAGTGGAGGGGGAGAATTACAAATTGATTTTCTCTCCCTTCTCCACGGGATTTACCTATGACGACTTTCTGTTTCTCAATTCAGAGACGGCCTCTGAGAATGCGCGGAAATACCTGGACGAACTGCTGGAATTCTCCCAAATAGCCAATACGATCCCCCGGGAGGAGCACTTCTGGGCAGTCTCCGATGATCAGGATTACTTGTATATACCCTACAGGAATATCCTTGCAGATTTAAAATTGCTGGACCCGGACTCACTGAAACCGGAGATCTTGTATGATCACCCCATCTTTTTCCGTGCGCTCAAAACGCTGGATGAAGAACTGCAATCCGCATACCGGCCATTCCTGGAGCTTCAAGCCAAACTGGAATCCGAAATAAAGCAATTGCAGGAGAACCTGTCCGAATCCAACCGTTCGGCCGTGGAACTGGAGATAAAAATGAAGCGGGACAACCTCACGGAACTCCGGGAAAAATGGTCCTCAGAAGGAAAAAAGGCGGAAGCAGAGGCTGAAATAATCGAAATAATTAAGGACGAGTTCAACCGGTTTATGCGGCGTTTTGTGGAAGTCAAGGGACAACTCGAGACAGCTATTCGTTCCCACGCCGGGAGCGGCTCCAGTTTTTTACTGACCAGTTGCATGCCCAACAACCTCTATTCGGGTGAAAACCTGGAGTGGCGACGCATCCGGTTGGATCATGTTGAAATCCGCCGTATCCTCAAGGACCTGGATCCGGATTCGTACACGAGTATCATGGGATCGGCCGATGCAGCAGACCTGGAGGTGGAATCGATCAGCTTTGAATTGATCTTTGTGCAGGTTACGCGCCCCTGGTTCGACGACGCCATCCTGCGGTCGCCATTTTGGAATATCAATGTTCTGGATCGGTCGGAAATTCACATCCCCAGATATACCAATAAGCTCATTTTTATTCGGAAAGTAGATGTGAAACTACCCGAAAATTCCAAGGTGAACGATCGGATTCTGAAGAAAAATGTTCTGCAGAGTTTGGGCCCGTTTATCCTGAATACAGCGCAGTTCAGTTCGGGTAATCGCCTGCAGCTCAATTCGGTAAACAAATCCCTCCAGCTCAATCGCAAAGCCCTTTTCAATGTCGGGTCCAAATTGGGCAGGCAACCCGAGGCCCCTCAGCGAAAAGCACTTATCGCTAAAAAACAAAAGCAATTTTTAAAAGTAGCGCCACGACTTCAAAGCATTGCGATGCGGGGCCGGCCAAAAATTAAAGCGCCTACCCCTGTAATGGCATCTTTTCAGCCCGTGATGATGACGGTGCAACCCGCCATCATCAAGCCTGCGGTTCAGGACCGCGTACGCTGCAGGTTCTTATTTGTGGATAGTACGAATCGGGAAAAGGTTTCCACCCAATCTGTCGACGCGGAAATTCGGCCGGCCGGAAGCAGGTCTGCGGTCCCGGAGACCTTCAAACATCCGGATTCACATGTGCTGGAGATTGACTTGATACGGGGTCGGAAATATGAGATCGATATCCGGGCGGTGGGGTACCTTCAACGGAACGTAGCCTTCCAGCCCGTAAAAACGAATCCGCCGCAACCCTTTGAATTAACCGTCCGGCTCGAACCCGATCCCCGGCAGGATTCATCAAAAGAGGCATTTCAGCTTATTGGAGTGATATCCAAGGAGATAGAAGCATTTCCCAACCCAATCAAGGGTGCAGATTATATATAACGCATAAAAGACAAAATCATGGCAAAATCAACAGGAAAGCCTGGGGCGCAAGCCAAAGGAGGAAGATCCGGCTCAACCCGCTCGTCAAAATCCGATAGCAGGGCGGGATATGGAAACAACCCAAAAGATCGCGGTTATGTAGACGGCGGATATGAGGCTCGCGGGTACAATGACCCGGGGTATGACGATCGGGGTTACGACGATCGGGGTTACGATGATCGCGGGTACAATGACAAGGGGTACCAGGATACCGGATACCAGGACGGCGGAAGTGATTCGGGCAATTACGGAAAGGGGCAGGGCCGCGACACATACACGGATTCCCCACAGGATACCTACGCTTCCGGTAAGGGAGCGGGCGGGTATTCGCCAGGTGATGATTATGTCAGTTCGCCGGTCTCCAAAGGCGACCCTTATAACCGGGAAGTTGAGGACAATCCGTCCACCGGCTATTATTCGGACGATCCGTATTCGGACAACGAGCCCATTCAGGATCCCCCTTACGACGGATACGATGATCCGGTCAGCAAACAACCGGGGGGCAACGGGTATGCGGCAAAAGGCGGAGGGGATGGGCTTCCTGATGCGGATATGGTATTCACCGAAGAAGAAGTGTATGGCAACAGTTCCCAGCCGGAAGCGGATATGGTATTTACCGAAGAAGAGGTTTACGGCGAAGGCCCCAGGCGGGAAGAGGGAACCAGCCAGCCTCAGCCTCGCGGTGATGTGTTCGATCGGTCCGCAACGGCATTTGGCCAAATCCGGTTTCGCAACGCCCGGGACATTGATCAATTTTTTGCAGATAACAGCGACCAGCCGGATTTTATGTCCTGGTTTGGCACCCACATAGGCGGCCGCGGCCCCTGGCAGCACCGTCGTTTTGGCCGTATTTCTGCAGAGAATCGCAGCCGGTTCAGCATGGTGTGGGACAGGATCCCGCTCATCTACCGGGGTCGTTCGGAAGAATATTCCATCAACCTGTTTCAGTTCCTCGGGCTGGTGAGTATCATGATCAACGAAGTGGGGCAGACATTTACGCCCATTCGCGAACGGGGGAGTCTCCGATATATGTTCGGTACGATCATTCCCGCATCCCGGACCCGGCCCCAAAGATCCAAAAGGTCTTATAACGATTTTGGCAGAAGCGCCACCCACAGAAATAACAAAACCGCCTACGAGCTTTTCAACGACCCGGCATTTCTGGAGGCACACCGGGACGAGGCGCTTTATGAACGGGTTGCCAGGACCACCGACAGGGTATGGGACGGGCACGTATACCCCAACGGCTTCCCCACCGACCCCGATCAGGGAGGTATCATCACCCAGGCCGATTTCTATAAATTCAGCGGACGGGGATTGGTTCAAACTACCTGGAGCGGTGCCTATATGCGGCTTATTGATGCTACCCTGCAGTATGAGGGCAGTAACCGAATTATCCTGGAATACCGCAATGCGTGGAGGGGGAAGCGGAGTTCCGGCCTTTCTATCAGAGATATTGCCTCCCAGACAAAAAATTCGGATTGGGACCGGTTGTTTATGGAGACAAACAATGAGTTTGCCTGCCTTGCGGTCTACTGTTTTCAGCATGCCAAGAACGATTTTCTCCAGATTCCAACCGACGCGGCCCGACTACGGGCAACCCAAACGGCATCCAGCGGTTCCGGATCCATTTTTTATGTCGGCTACCGCGTGGGAGGGTCCCGGAGGTATGGGGAATTGGTGCGCGAACGCGTAATGCAGATGCTGAGCCGCCTGCTGCACGACACCCGACAGGCATAATACCGCGACCGCCCAGTTTGAAAACCAATTGGAAATACTCCTGGGCGCGTCCGGCAGTGACAACGGACAATTAACTTAAATAAGGATATCATGGGAACGCTATTTATTGAAGGAAGTATTACGGGGCATGCCAGCCCCAAATGGAAGCATCCGGGCAGAAAGGACAAAAAGATTCTCAATCGGCAACTATCCGTGAAACGCGCAGAGGAAGTTGAGCGCTTTGTACAGGAGATTTTCAGGCGGGAACTCCAGGCCAATGGCCTCGATATTCACTTCGCGATGGAGTGTACGCGGGAGAAGGACTTTGATGCAATCGCCATTGCGTCGGAAGGAGTCGGGGATATGCAGACGATCCTGGAAGTAGACGGGGACCCGGATGCCAATGACCCGTCCTTAAGGCGTGTGGACATCAATTTGATCCTTACGCATCAGATGGAGGGGGAGACAGGGATGAGCGTACTAATTACGATACCCGAGGAGTGCGAAGATCAGGCGACAGACCGCTGGGCCATTAAACTGGCTATGAGCGGGGGTGCCGGGCATGCGGGAGCCGGGGGCGCTTTTGCCATCGGACAGTTGAAAAATCGCAAAACGGGCCAGATTGTCCAGGGATCCTTTGTAGGTGGCGGGGCCGGTTTTGGGTTGCAAAGTCCCGGGGCAGACCCCGGCTGGGGAGACTGGACGAATTTCAGGACCGATCAGCGGATTACATTCCAGCATTTTGACGGCACACTGGCGCGTCTAACAACGGCGGGTGGGGGATTCCTGATAGGATATTCCCTGGCTTATATTTCCTTTCCGATTTACGGGGCCAATTCCATTTCCGTGGGTGGATTCAACCTGGGTTCCATTGGAGCCGACATCGGGACCAATATTGGCCAGTGGAACATTACAGGGGGGATCCCGGGCCCCAGATGTATTCCGGAACACGAAATCCCCGGGGAGGAGGCCATACCTTTTTCATATCAGGTAGAAGACAATTTAACCCATAGGGTCTTCTTTGATACCGGGAGTGCGGATATCTCGAATGAGCAGTTGAGTTTCCTGGAGGGCTTTATCCGCCATGCGGCCGGAGAATTTATGGTGAACCAATAATCTATTCTGTGATGATTTATTTTCATTCATCTAAGGGCCAGGGCATGCGGAAGCTTGCATTGCGCATCTGTTTCCTGTCCCTGCTGACGTTTACCGTCCTTTCATGTAAGGATGAACCCAAGGGGGAAATTGATGGCGGCGATTCCGATCAGAGCACCTCAACGATCAGTCCTGTTGAGCCTGAGGAGCCCGTAACTCCGCCCCCCGTTTCCAAGGCAGATCTGAGGGTTTCCAATCTGAAGATTGAAAAGGTGGTCGAAGCAGGCGGAAACAAAATGCATTATGTGAGTGTGGTGATTACCAACCACGGGGAAACTGAAGCCCGGGGTTTTGACTGCGGCTTTACCTACAAATGCCCGGCTGGCCTCGTTTTAAGCTCCGGAAACGACCTGGTCCAGGGGGGCTACCTGGGGCCAAATGCTTCGCGTACATATGGGGCGCGGATCAAGATAAGTTGTGACCCCATACCGGCCTTTTTGGACATCAGCCTGGACCCGGATTTCAACGACGATGTCGATGAGAGCAACGAGCAGAATAACATGTTGAAAACCCGGCTTACCATCCCCTTCTAATTCGGAGATTACCTCGCTCCCGCTCGGTGATCTCCCGGGCTTTCGGCTTCGCCGTGTCAGGAGATTACCTCGCTCCCGCTCGGTGATCTCCCGGGCTCCAATCCTGCAAATCCAAACCCTGCCATGCCTTTGGCATGGCGGTTTTTTGTTTCCCTCCCGCTCGCTCAAGCAAGCTTGGACTCGCGGATTGGAAACAAAAAACCCCGCCGGTTTCCCGGCGGGGTTTGGGAGTGATTGTGGAGCCGGGGAGACTAGGAGTATAGCCCTAAATCCCGGCAAAATATGCCAAATTGAGGGGGTAAAACTTTAACATTCTCCGAATAGGTATTTTAACATTTTTAGAGCTGATTTTTGGCTGAGGTGACCCAATTTATCTCAGAATGTCCATTTTGAAAAATCAACTGTTTTCCACGATTTGGATTTCTTCTTTTGTAAGTCCGTAAAGTTCATACACCATCTGATCGATTTCCCGATCGGTCTGATCTATCTGGTTCTGTAATACCTGTACTTTATCTTTTTGTTCATTAAAATAAAAGAGCCATTCCCCCTCTTCACTGAGGGTTAGTTTAATTTTTTGCTTTTTGAGTTCTTTTAAAAATTCTGCAAAATTTTGTTTTGACCAATTTTTCAGCCTTTTGCTTAACTTCTCGAAATTGAATTTTTCTTGTAAGTGTCTACAAAATGATTGATTGATTAAATCCATTTTTTCATTTTGTTCTTGCATCAATTTGGCTTTACTGCCAAGACTTATTTGTAAGAGATTAGAACAATGTTTTACCGGTAATTCTTTTAATTCATTCACTTTAATTTTTGGAAAGAGATCATCCTCTTCTGAATAGTACTTTCTAAAATAAAAACCATAAAGGCGACTATTCAATAGTGCCAAATAAAACCAAAGATTTGTCTTAGGTTTTGAGTTATAATATGTGCAGACGTAAAGGGACTGATCAGCGAAATATTGCTCCATATCAAGGACGGCAAAAAAGTATTCTCCTGTTATTTGTCTCAATAAGATTTTATGTTGTTTGTAGTAGTGTTCGGATTTAGGTGACATTAACCATTTACCCCATTTCACGTATGAAGGAGTCCAGTTTAATGAATATCTATGAACACCTTTACCTTTTATTTCCTTTACATATGAGTCGTCAAGTGGTATTTCAGAATGATAAATTCTCCCTTTAACATCTTCAGAGGTTAAGGGTTTTCCTTGTAGGTTTTGACCATAGCCGGCTTGATAAGGTTTAAACCCATTTGAAATATCTAGACACTCGACAAGCTTTTTTTCGGAAGAATTTAATTTTGATACTATTTCGTGTATTCTTAGATCTGGAGAAAATGATAGTAAGTAATTACTATTTCTTGACCATTCTAATTGTAAGTATGGATATAATTCATTGGTATTTTGCCCAACCCTTACCCGGTCATCCGGTTTGGGATTTACTTTTTTTGTAATAACAATTGAAGTTTCAACACTAGCATCCTCGAATATAATTTGACGATTGAAATTTATAAGCGATAGCATTCTAGTTTCAAATAAAACAAGTCTTCTTAGTTCCTTGGCATATTTGTTGGATAACCACGCGTTAGGAATTATAAAGCCTAGAAGAGCATCAGGTTGCAACAGTTTATTTATGGTAATATCAATAAAGAGGTAGTAAGCCTCTGAGTGTCCAATCACGGTCTTATATACTTCCCTGAAATAGTTGATCGCGGAAGTATTTAATTTGGCTCCATATGGCGGATTCCCAATCACCACATCAAACCCGCCTTTCTCAAATACCTCAGGAAATTCCTCTTGCCAATTAAAAGCCTTATCTCCAGCCACCTTTGGATCATCAATCAGGCTATTTCCGCATTTTATGTTATCGCTCAGCGAGGTTAATTTTCTACCCTTTTGCGCGGTGCGCAGCCACAAAGACAACTTCGCGATTTCGACGCTTTCCTCATTGATATCCACTCCAAAAAGGTTGTTTTCCAGAATGGTGTTTTCGACGTCGCTCAGGATAAGCGCATCCTTATTGTACTTGGCTGATAGTTCGTCAATGTAGCGGTGCTCGGCAATTAAGAATTCCAACGCCTGGTTCAGGAAAGCCCCGGATCCGCAAGCAGGATCGCAGATAGTTAGTTGTAGGAGCCAGTCCCTGTAATCTTGGAGCTTTTGAAGTCGTTTGCGGCTTCGCTGTTTGGCCGGCTGATAGGCTTCATCTGTAATGTCTAATTCTGCTTTCTTTTCTTCACAGAGCTTGCCGACTGTGTTTTCGACAATGTATTTGGTAATGTATTTCGGGGTATAGAAAACCCCGTCCTTTTTTCGTTTGGTTTTGCTCTTATCAATTTCGGCCCCTTCAATTTCGGCTTGAATGTTCTCGATTTCCGTAAGGGAATGTTCAAAAATATGCCCCAGGATATTTACGCTGACTTCGCTTTCAAAGTCGTAATTGCTAAGGTTCCGGGTATGCTCATAAAGCAGGTTGTCATCTATGGTAATGCTGTCCAGGATTTCATCTTCCTCAAACAGTCCGCCGTTATAGGCAAAAATGTCATGTTTTTTTCCTTTGTACCCGGAATTTAGATAGCCGAAATATTTCTGAAATCGCTCATATAGCGGGAAGTATTCGTCGTACTTGTCTTTCAGATCCGTCCATTGCTGCAATATGGTGCGGATGGAATTCGGGGGTAAGAGTAGCCGATCCTCGGCAAAGAAAATGAACAGGAAACGATCCAGCAGCTTTTGGGTTTTCTTGAAAAGGAGCAACTTATCGTATTGCGGGTTTGCCTCGGAGATATTTTGAAAGACGGCCGTGCGAAATGCTGAATAGTCTTTGTAGAGCGTTTTGGTAATCTTCTCTTCCTGGGTTAGGGACTCCTCTTTGATTTTTTTAGGAAGATCCTTTAACAGGCATTCTGATGATAGGCAAAGCCATAGAATTTCAAATCGCTCCCTGGGGAGTTGAAAAAGATGGAACTCTTCAAAATCGACGGCATTGTCTATATAAAACCGAAGCTTCTCAAAATTACTGGTGATTACATATTTGCAGCCCGGTTGATTGTTCTTATACCCAAAGGCTTGGGCTTCGACCTTGCCCAGGTCGGTAGTGTCCGTCCCTTTTAATTCGATGACGGCCAGGGCGGTTTCGCCTTTCAGGATGGCTCCATCCGCCTTTTTTGCATCCTTGACATTTTTTAGTTCCGTGGTCAGATTGAAATCCGGGTGCGGATTTTTGGTGTACCCGAGGATATTTACAAAAAGGTCAATTAAGAATTCTCCCTGGTATTGTTCCTCTTTTGCGTTTCGAATGTTTTCCTGAATGGAAGCATTGTGAAAATGGCGGGTATATCGCTCGTAGGCGTTGCCAATTGTATCGGCATCCAAAGTCTTGAGATACTTCTTTAGAACCGAATTTTGATAAATGGGCATGTATTAAAACTTAGTGGAGGAGAATTCTCCTACCAAAATAGCTAATCCCATTCGATTAAAAAATTGATGAGGTATCGGGAGATGCAGGTTGAGGATTACTCTATTGATTTTGGGTGCTGGAGATGATGTTCTCCATGCGCTCAAGGATGATTTCCATGCGTTCGTCAGCTTGTTCATAATATAAACAACCAAGCATGGCAGAAGTAATTTTCCTGTCCTCTAATAACTTTATAAGACTTTCTTTAATAAATGTTTTTACCTCCTCATCATTTTGGTTGATAGTATCATCTATCGTTGTTGTATAGTTGAAGAGATATACGATATCTTCCAGGTCATGACTTTTATATACATCCTTAATTCCCCTATCAAAAAAGGCCTCCAGTTTTGTTGCCAGGAAGTAGGGTAGGGGCAATATTTTGATGACCGTGTCATCAAGTTTCACAGAATTGGCCTTATCGAATCCCAGTTTAAACCATCGATTTGAAGGAGCCCAGCCTACGGCTTCCGTGGCCATAACATCAACTTTTAAGTCGTCATAACGAAAACGGCAATTGACCGTATCCTCCGCTGATTGCGTAAAGCCCCGATTGTAGAGTTCTTCCCTAAGTTCTTCGAGCTTGGCATAGCTGGCCAACTCAAAAGTCAAGTCAATATCTTTGGTGGGACGGATATCCTCGGCCGCTGAATCGTCAATGTACAGGCTGACCATTGCGCCACCCACATAAACAACCTCATCATTTAATCGGCCCAGTGCTTTGGCGACCTTTTTAGTCGCTTCGCGATTGATGAAACTGTGCTTCACAGAATCCGTTTTTCAAGATGTTCCAGGGCCAAATTTTTTTCACGATTTCGACCTACTCTGACCGCATCTATTAGGGCCAGCATCTCGTAGAATTCACCATTTAATAATGTCGCTTTAGGGACGGTCGGATAGAGTGGAGCAATACTTTCACCCCTTGCCCTTCCTTTAGCATAAGGCCAGACATAAGTTGAAGCACCAAGTATGCTATCTACAAGGGGCGGTGCACTATGTGCGGTTGGTATTCCACGTACAATGGGTCCTGGCTTTTGGGGGAAAACCACCCTAAGGCCGAATTGAATGAAATCGAAAAACGGTTGTCGGTTTACTTGTTTCCCATTATTAATAAGTAATCCCGAATAAACCGACCTAGCTAAAGAGTTACTTATTTCTGATTGACTTAGGTGAAGTGTTTCTGAGAGAACCATCTGCGTGTAATCCTCATCGCCCGTTACGATGAGTTTAGCAAGGACAACAATGTCCTGTGGTTTCATTTGCGGGATGCTACTACTTTTCATTTTATTGCGTATCGTGATATGCAATAATATGAATTAAGTAACAGAATTATAAACTATCAACGAAGAATATTTCGTAATGCGATATTCGATAGATGATTCAGAAGAGTTTTGGTCCCTCTACTTGAAGGATTTACCTTTTTCTTTCGTTTTAATTATTTAATTGAAATGGCAAACTTTACTTAGTCTTCCCATAAAAATTTAGATTGAATCTAATCATTAAATCAAAATTCTTCATTCAATTGAAGCTTGTGATACCAGAACATAAATTGTTTTAAGTAATCCAAATTGTCACTTGTACTGTTTTTATTCCAAAATCCCCTTACGTTTGACTTTACTTCATTCACAATGTTCGAGTTCGTTTTAATAATTTTTGAGTAAATGAATTGAGGATTAATAATTTTAGCAAGTGCTTCGTATTCCTTTTGACCAAAATCGTCCAAATAATCACCCTTTGACCCTTCCCACCAAGTAGGAAAACACTTTATGAATTCAATTAAATTAGTCTGCTTTATCTGTCT
This genomic window from Robiginitalea biformata HTCC2501 contains:
- a CDS encoding nucleotidyl transferase AbiEii/AbiGii toxin family protein, producing the protein MKHSFINREATKKVAKALGRLNDEVVYVGGAMVSLYIDDSAAEDIRPTKDIDLTFELASYAKLEELREELYNRGFTQSAEDTVNCRFRYDDLKVDVMATEAVGWAPSNRWFKLGFDKANSVKLDDTVIKILPLPYFLATKLEAFFDRGIKDVYKSHDLEDIVYLFNYTTTIDDTINQNDEEVKTFIKESLIKLLEDRKITSAMLGCLYYEQADERMEIILERMENIISSTQNQ
- a CDS encoding Eco57I restriction-modification methylase domain-containing protein: MPIYQNSVLKKYLKTLDADTIGNAYERYTRHFHNASIQENIRNAKEEQYQGEFLIDLFVNILGYTKNPHPDFNLTTELKNVKDAKKADGAILKGETALAVIELKGTDTTDLGKVEAQAFGYKNNQPGCKYVITSNFEKLRFYIDNAVDFEEFHLFQLPRERFEILWLCLSSECLLKDLPKKIKEESLTQEEKITKTLYKDYSAFRTAVFQNISEANPQYDKLLLFKKTQKLLDRFLFIFFAEDRLLLPPNSIRTILQQWTDLKDKYDEYFPLYERFQKYFGYLNSGYKGKKHDIFAYNGGLFEEDEILDSITIDDNLLYEHTRNLSNYDFESEVSVNILGHIFEHSLTEIENIQAEIEGAEIDKSKTKRKKDGVFYTPKYITKYIVENTVGKLCEEKKAELDITDEAYQPAKQRSRKRLQKLQDYRDWLLQLTICDPACGSGAFLNQALEFLIAEHRYIDELSAKYNKDALILSDVENTILENNLFGVDINEESVEIAKLSLWLRTAQKGRKLTSLSDNIKCGNSLIDDPKVAGDKAFNWQEEFPEVFEKGGFDVVIGNPPYGAKLNTSAINYFREVYKTVIGHSEAYYLFIDITINKLLQPDALLGFIIPNAWLSNKYAKELRRLVLFETRMLSLINFNRQIIFEDASVETSIVITKKVNPKPDDRVRVGQNTNELYPYLQLEWSRNSNYLLSFSPDLRIHEIVSKLNSSEKKLVECLDISNGFKPYQAGYGQNLQGKPLTSEDVKGRIYHSEIPLDDSYVKEIKGKGVHRYSLNWTPSYVKWGKWLMSPKSEHYYKQHKILLRQITGEYFFAVLDMEQYFADQSLYVCTYYNSKPKTNLWFYLALLNSRLYGFYFRKYYSEEDDLFPKIKVNELKELPVKHCSNLLQISLGSKAKLMQEQNEKMDLINQSFCRHLQEKFNFEKLSKRLKNWSKQNFAEFLKELKKQKIKLTLSEEGEWLFYFNEQKDKVQVLQNQIDQTDREIDQMVYELYGLTKEEIQIVENS
- a CDS encoding C40 family peptidase, encoding MASAVEIASAQIGVREVAGPKSNPQILRYARETGFNNYQSDDSAWCSLFVNWVAMKSGLERSNSLAARSWLNVGIPVENPEPGDVVVFWRESRDSWKGHVGFFQGFSNDGSRVYCLGGNQGNQVSVTAKPLSQVLGYRRLRILGPIGFSRKTLKKGSTGQDVVRLQDALKQLGFNCGTSDGIFGPKTEQCLKDFQATNESLGITGQFDRKTRDYMVEILSARLN